From Saccharomyces kudriavzevii IFO 1802 strain IFO1802 genome assembly, chromosome: 13, a single genomic window includes:
- the SMA2 gene encoding Sma2p (similar to Saccharomyces cerevisiae SMA2 (YML066C); ancestral locus Anc_4.329) yields the protein MFLPKRLIVWGVLLVLSLSQFLLYLPTTTCTSSKGLRLCAPQFTITVIGGSSTANEFIASVREFLRLISYLTIDMGWSNEFTDPSVYEDENLVDTFQPDKIFELNYFGFCKRSNKSKIYCTSNENYGMDVLEVLVRDVGIQLGNISTTRSNETKKFGDSLVLTYRLALTSIRDFLKHDKHSGNALSKALIGTPDPNVKDPSPTKNYLKGVNLAYILMMFNGMVFYLAVLEIVVGFLSVCVVSAFGGALSVGKRHRLFPILLKFSSSILVIFSTLTMLCNLIYLIALKTLEPEDESMAGMDSAAPQATGWELLQVNVGSGFILGLARYATQWVLLLLAFLAANHYKSKPKKSDKCAENASIPTSRGSIEK from the coding sequence ATGTTTTTACCTAAACGTTTAATTGTATGGGGAGTCCTTTTAGTTCTGAGCTTATCCCAGTTTCTACTCTACTTGCCAACTACAACCTGTACTAGCTCCAAAGGGCTTCGGTTATGTGCTCCGCAATTTACTATAACTGTCATCGGGGGATCCAGTACGGCTAATGAGTTTATTGCAAGTGTAAGGGAATTTCTGCGGTTGATTTCGTACCTGACAATTGACATGGGCTGGTCTAATGAATTTACTGATCCAAGTGTGTATGAGGATGAAAATCTGGTGGACACCTTTCAGCCtgacaaaatttttgagcTTAATTATTTTGGGTTTTGTAAGCGAAGTaataaaagcaaaattTACTGCACCTCGAATGAAAATTATGGCATGGATGTACTTGAAGTGCTTGTTAGAGACGTCGGAATCCAATTGGGTAATATTTCTACAACACGTTCGAACGAAACGAAGAAGTTCGGCGACTCTCTCGTGTTAACATATCGTTTGGCATTGACGTCTATTCGTGATTTCCTGAAGCACGATAAACATAGCGGAAACGCCCTGTCAAAGGCCTTGATTGGCACACCTGATCCAAATGTAAAAGACCCATCGCCGACAAAAAATTACTTGAAAGGGGTCAATCTGGCCTATATATTGATGATGTTCAATGGCATGGTTTTTTACCTTGCAGTGTTAGAGATTGTAGTCGGATTTCTCAGTGTCTGTGTCGTTTCAGCCTTTGGAGGTGCTCTGAGCGTCGGGAAACGACATCGCTTATTTCCAATccttttgaagttttcaaGCTCGATAttagtaattttttctacaTTGACAATGTTATGTAATCTCATATATTTGATTGCACTGAAAACTTTGGAACCCGAAGACGAATCAATGGCAGGCATGGACAGTGCTGCCCCACAAGCTACAGGTTGGGAACTGCTACAGGTGAACGTTGGAAGCGGGTTCATTTTGGGGCTTGCCAGGTACGCTACTCAGTGGGTCCTGCTACTACTCGCATTTCTCGCGGCAAATCATTACAAATCAAAGCCCAAGAAGTCTGATAAGTGCGCAGAAAATGCGTCTATCCCCACCTCTCGAGGTTCCATAGAGAAGTGA
- the ERV41 gene encoding Erv41p (similar to Saccharomyces cerevisiae ERV41 (YML067C); ancestral locus Anc_4.330), translated as MAGLKTFDAFPKTEEEYKKKSTKGGLTSLLTYLFLLFIAWTEFGEYFGGYIDQQYTVDNQIRETVQINMDLYVNMKCKWLHINVEDQTMDRKFVSEELQMEDMPFFIPYDTKVNDINEIITPELDEILGEAIPAEFREKLDTRLLFDENDPDKAKLLDFNGCHIFGSVPVNRVSGVLQITAKGFGYADSHRASLEDLNFAHVINEFSFGDFYPYIDNPLDNTAQFDQDEPLTTYLYYTSVVPTLFKKLGAEVDTNQYSVNDYRYLNKDSSVKGNRRVPGIFFKYNFEPLSIVVSDVRISFIQFLVRLVAICSFLVYCASWIFTLLDMALITIMGPKWSLRYQPDAKSKGILNR; from the exons ATGGCAGGGTTGAAGACGTTTGATGCGTTTC CCAAAACTGAGGAAGAGtataagaagaaatctACCAAGGGTGGTTTAACCTCTTTGCTGACGTATCTCTTCCTGCTATTCATAGCATGGACAGAGTTCGGTGAATACTTCGGTGGCTATATCGACCAGCAATACACCGTGGACAACCAAATTAGAGAAACCGTTCAAATCAATATGGATCTATACGTCAATATGAAGTGTAAATGGTTGCATATTAACGTTGAAGACCAAACAATGGATAGAAAGTTTGTATCAGAGGAACTACAGATGGAAGACATGccttttttcattccttATGACACGAAAGTCAATGACATTAACGAGATTATCACACCGGAGTTGGACGAAATCTTGGGTGAGGCTATCCCAGCGGAATTTAGAGAAAAGTTAGATACCAGACTATtgtttgatgaaaatgatccTGATAAGGCAAAGCTCCTAGACTTCAATGGTTGTCATATATTCGGGTCCGTTCCAGTAAATAGGGTTAGTGGTGTATTACAGATTACAGCGAAGGGTTTCGGCTATGCGGATTCACATAGAGCATCACTGGAAGATTTAAATTTTGCTCATGTCATCAATGAATTCTCTTTTGGTGATTTCTACCCATATATCGATAACCCATTGGATAACACTGCGCAGTTTGATCAGGATGAACCATTAACTACTTATCTTTACTACACATCGGTTGTGCCAAcacttttcaagaaattagGGGCAGAAGTAGACACGAACCAATATTCTGTTAATGATTACCGttatttgaataaagaTAGCAGCGTCAAGGGCAATAGGAGGGTACCgggcatttttttcaagtacaATTTCGAGCCATTGTCCATCGTTGTTTCCGACGTTCGTATAAGCTTCATCCAATTTTTAGTCAGATTAGTGGCAATCTGTTCTTTTCTGGTTTACTGTGCTTCTTGGATTTTCACGTTATTGGACATGGCCCTTATCACCATCATGGGACCCAAATGGTCATTACGCTATCAGCCTGATGCTAAATCTAAAGGCATTCTAAATAGGTAG
- the ITT1 gene encoding RBR-type E3 ubiquitin transferase (similar to Saccharomyces cerevisiae ITT1 (YML068W); ancestral locus Anc_4.332), with product MALTQFENDLGILRDMYPELKMNSREVENAAEFPQCIDGKLLFKVSLLEDVSVEFGGQGFLLSDLSNECLEFRIYCSQYPNIRQFINMNIKSLWMSAEEKEILIHEALKVVEENVDAKAEIKDSFISILILIFGFLIDDAAKLLFPGNIKKCETEKHYGLFKQISDEAILEKVSKSNYYCCICMEMEKGVRMIKLPCQNKDVGHYLCKKCTESYFTAMIEEGRISNVRCPQCEYKELRLEDFKSYKKMIKALFTPMIPVSFLREVIDAELCERYEKLFYSQVATRLSKHCPYACVTCRRCDQWCTKEDLDDAMIQCQKCHFVFCFDCLHAWHGYNNKCGKKISISRDIIEEYLNDTTSSGRKRELEVKYGKRMLELEVNDYLADKMLNLAIAEEDSNLQRCPRCEVVVERSEGCNKMKCGVCGTLFCFICGDLLYPEDPYEHFRELFSGCYGRLFEGMPGTET from the coding sequence ATGGCTTTGACTcagtttgaaaatgatcTGGGAATATTAAGAGATATGTACccagaattgaaaatgaactcAAGGGAAGTCGAAAATGCCGCTGAATTTCCCCAATGCATTGACGGGAAGTTACTATTTAAGGTGTCCCTATTAGAAGATGTAAGTGTTGAGTTCGGCGGGCAAGGTTTTTTACTATCTGATTTATCTAATGAATGCTTAGAGTTTAGGATATATTGCAGTCAATATCCTAACATTCGACAGTTTATTAACATGAATATCAAATCATTGTGGATGTCTGCGGAGGAGAAGGAGATTCTAATCCATGAAGCTTTAAAAGTTGTCGAAGAAAATGTAGATGCGAAAGCTGAGATTAAGGATTCGTTTATCTCCATTCTTATCCTCATCTTCGGATTCCTTATAGATGATGCAGCCAAACTATTATTTCCTGgtaatataaaaaaatgcgaGACAGAGAAACATTATGGGCTATTCAAGCAGATAAGCGATGAAGCCATCCTTGAAAAAGTAAGCAAGTCTAACTACTACTGTTGCATTTGCATGGAGATGGAAAAGGGCGTCAGAATGATTAAATTACCGTGCCAAAATAAAGATGTAGGACATTatctttgcaaaaaatgcACCGAGTCCTATTTTACTGCGATGATTGAAGAAGGCCGAATATCCAATGTGAGATGCCCACAATGTGAATACAAGGAACTAAGATTGGAAGACTTTAAGAGCTATAAAAAGATGATAAAAGCCCTGTTTACCCCTATGATTCCTGTATCCTTTTTAAGAGAGGTCATTGATGCAGAGCTGTGTGAAAGATATGAAAAGCTGTTCTATAGTCAGGTAGCTACAAGGCTCTCAAAACATTGCCCATATGCTTGCGTGACATGCCGGAGATGTGATCAATGGTGTACGAAGGAAGACCTTGATGATGCGATGATTCAGTGTcaaaaatgtcattttGTATTCTGTTTTGACTGTTTACACGCCTGGCATGGTTATAACAATAAATGTGGTAAGAAGATCTCCATATCAAGAGACATTATCGAGGAATATTTGAATGATACCACTTCGAGCGGGAGGAAACGTGAATTGGAGGTTAAATATGGAAAGAGAATGTTAGAACTGGAAGTTAATGATTACCTTGCCGACAAAATGCTGAACTTAGCTATTGCAGAAGAGGATTCTAATTTACAGAGGTGTCCTAGATGTGAAGTGGTCGTAGAAAGGAGTGAAGGTTGcaataaaatgaaatgtGGAGTGTGTGGAACGCTTTTCTGCTTTATTTGCGGAGACTTGCTTTATCCCGAAGATCCTTACGAACATTTCAGGGAATTGTTCTCAGGTTGTTACGGACGATTGTTTGAAGGTATGCCTGGAACAGAAACTTGA
- the ORC1 gene encoding origin recognition complex subunit 1 (similar to Saccharomyces cerevisiae SIR3 (YLR442C) and ORC1 (YML065W); ancestral locus Anc_4.327), which produces MAKTLKDLQGWEIITTDEQGNIIDGGQKRLRRRGARTENYLQRSSDETKLGRGDSVIMHNEAAGTYSVYMIQELRLNTLNNVVELWALTYLRWFEVNPLAHYRQFNPDANILNCPLSYYNKKFSETANKNELYLTAEVAELQLSNFIRSARVMEESEWEKLKEDIDTERDFMVRYICEPTGDKFVGISIEDIKAYVKKLEPKEAQEYLKDLTLSPKRKETKASSPRKKIKTAQTAKNSDTQKRDTDPIDDERSSNEDEELSDYQSPSDVKINEVMSSDEISADELDDEEEEEEEEEEEEEEEEEEEEEEDTLRKSPRKKRVRNMKASEDDTDVSAEHSPRKRGRKPKDPSRPRQMLLISSCRANNTPVIRKFTKKNVARAKKKYTPFSKRFKSIAAIPDLSTLPEFYENSSKLTASNFENKLKTTQKHQIVETIFSKIKKQLNSSYVKEEILKSTNFQDYLPARENEFASIYLSAYSAIESDSATTIYVAGTPGVGKTLTVREVVKELVSSSAQQEIPDFLYVEINGLKMVKPTDCYETLWNKVSGERLTWAASMESLEFYFKRVPKNKKKTIVVLLDELDAMVTKSQDIMYNFFNWTTYENAKLIVIAVANTMDLPERQLGNKITSRIGFTRIMFTGYTHEELKNIIDLRLKGLNDSFFYVDTKTGNAILMDAVKNDASVEQMQPTDIRKVRLRMSPDAIEIASRKVASVSGDARRALKVCKRAAEIAEKHYMAKRGYGYDGRMVVEDEDDDRPYDGEKEDSIAKDEANKDDDDDDDDGVQTVHIAHVMKALNETLNSHAITFMTRLSFTGKLFIYALLSLVKKNGSQEQELGDIVDEIKLLIEVNGSNKFVMGITKTLFQQGSDDISEQLRIISWEFVLNQLLDAGILFKQTMQNDRICSVKLNISVEEAKRAMKEDEALRSL; this is translated from the coding sequence ATGGCAAAAACACTAAAGGATCTTCAAGGCTGGGAGATCATAACAACTGATGAACAGGGAAACATAATCGATGGAGGCCAGAAAAGGTTGCGCCGAAGAGGGGCTCGAACTGAGAATTACCTACAAAGGAGTTCCGATGAAACTAAACTTGGTCGTGGCGATAGTGTTATCATGCATAACGAGGCTGCAGGGACTTACTCTGTTTATATGATACAGGAGTTGAGACTAAATACGTTAAACAATGTCGTGGAATTGTGGGCACTCACCTACTTAAGATGGTTCGAAGTCAATCCATTAGCTCATTACAGACAATTCAATCCCGATGCCAACATATTGAATTGTCCCTTAAGCTACTATAATAAAAAGTTTTCTGAAACtgcaaataaaaatgaactATATCTAACTGCAGAAGTAGCGGAGCTGCAGCTATCAAATTTTATCAGGTCGGCTCGTGTCATGGAAGAGAGTGAATgggaaaaattgaaggagGATATTGATACAGAAAGAGATTTTATGGTTCGTTATATCTGTGAACCAACTGGCGATAAGTTTGTTGGCATTAGCATTGAAGATATTAAGGCTTACGTAAAAAAGCTGGAACCGAAAGAGGCCCAagaatatttgaaagatttgacGCTGTcaccaaaaagaaaagaaaccaagGCAAGTTCAccaaggaagaaaataaaaaccGCTCAAACCGCTAAAAATTCAGATACCCAAAAAAGGGACACAGACCCAATTGATGATGAGAGAAGTAGTAATGAGGATGAAGAGTTATCTGATTATCAAAGTCCTTCGGATGTCAAGATTAATGAAGTTATGAGTAGTGACGAAATATCGGCGGATGAgcttgatgatgaagaagaagaagaggaagaggaagaggaagaggaagaggaagaggaagaggaggaagaggaggaagatACTCTTAGAAAATCAccgaggaagaaaagagttCGTAACATGAAAGCAAGTGAGGATGATACAGATGTTTCTGCAGAACAttcaccaagaaaaagagggCGCAAACCCAAAGATCCTAGCAGACCACGTCAAATGTTATTGATATCTTCGTGCCGTGCGAACAACACTCCTGTGATTAGAAaatttaccaaaaaaaatgtcgcGAGAGCCAAGAAGAAGTATACTCCCTTTTCGAAAAGATTCAAGTCTATCGCAGCAATTCCTGATTTAAGTACATTACCTGAATTTTACGAAAACTCGTCGAAATTAACAGCTtcgaattttgaaaataaactgAAAACCACccaaaaacatcaaattGTGGAAACAATCTTTtctaaaatcaaaaaacaGTTAAACTCCTCGTATGTCAAAGAAGAGATATTGAAGTCGACAAACTTTCAAGATTATTTACCGGCTagagaaaatgaatttgcCTCAATTTATTTAAGTGCGTATAGTGCTATTGAATCAGACTCCGCTACCACTATATATGTGGCTGGCACGCCTGGTGTGGGCAAAACTTTAACCGTACGGGAAGTTGTAAAGGAGTTAGTATCATCTTCTGCACAGCAGGAAATACCAGATTTTCTTTACGTGGAAATAAATGGattgaaaatggtaaaacCTACAGATTGCTATGAAACTTTATGGAACAAGGTCTCAGGAGAAAGATTAACATGGGCTGCATCGATGGAATCATTAGAGTTTTACTTCAAAAGGGTACcgaaaaacaagaaaaaaactatcGTGGTTCTATTAGACGAACTTGATGCAATGGTGACAAAATCTCAGGATATCatgtataattttttcaattggaCTACTTACGAAAATGCCAAACTTATTGTCATCGCAGTAGCGAATACCATGGACTTACCTGAGCGTCAGCTAGGTAACAAGATTACTTCAAGAATTGGGTTCACGAGAATTATGTTCACTGGGTATACCCACGAAGagctgaaaaatatcattgatTTAAGGCTCAAGGGTTTGAACGATTCATTTTTCTACGTTGATACAAAGACGGGCAATGCCATACTGATGGATGCAGTGAAAAATGATGCTTCAGTAGAACAAATGCAACCTACTGATATCAGGAAAGTTCGTTTAAGAATGAGTCCTGATGCCATTGAAATCGCCTCGAGGAAAGTAGCAAGTGTCAGTGGTGATGCAAGGAGAGCATTAAAAGTCTGTAAAAGAGCGGCGGAAATCGCAGAAAAACATTATATGGCCAAACGCGGTTATGGATATGATGGGAGAATGGTTGtcgaagatgaagacgacgaTCGTCCATACGATGGTGAAAAGGAGGATTCAATTGCAAAGGACGAAGCTAAcaaagatgatgacgatgacgatgacgatggaGTACAAACGGTTCACATCGCGCATGTTATGAAGGCTTTAAACGAGACATTGAATTCACATGCGATTACGTTTATGACGCGACTTTCATTCACAGGAAAACTGTTCATCTATGCATTATTAAGCTTGGTAAAAAAGAACGGATCTCAAGAACAAGAACTGGGCGATATTGTCGATGAAATCAAGTTACTTATTGAAGTAAATGGCAGTAATAAGTTTGTTATGGGAATAACGAAAACACTATTTC